A segment of the Chitinophagaceae bacterium genome:
TATGAAAAGTAAATGGACAGCGAACAGCCTCACACCACACCGTCATTGTGAGCTTCAAAAGGGTAAGCTATGCGGGCGGGCTTGAAGTGTGACAATCTCATGATTGGGGGCAGGGGCTTTCAAACAGTTTTAACAAGCCCTTCTAACCCCTTTTATGAGCGCGCTAATAAAATTGCTGCCTTTGAATTTTTGAATTCTTGGAATTTGGTCTCTTGGGTCTTGGTATTCTTGGGTCTTGCGAAGTATATTTGACATCATAATTTTTCCATTCTTCCCTCCCTGCCTACTGCTGATGCCTACAGCCTACTTCCCCCCTCGGTTCTTCCCACTCTAAAAAAAGCCCTCTCAAAACAATTTCTTCCTCGATTTCCAAAAAGCTTATTAAGTTTGTAACTTAACAATCAATCATCCCTTTAATTATGGAAAAAATTGAACACATAGGCATAGCTGTCGAAAATCTGGAAAAATCCATGAAGCTTTTTGAAATCCTTCACGGAGCAAAGTCATACAAAACAGAAACCGTTGATTCCGAAAAAGTGATTACTGCATTTTTCCGGTGTGGAGAAAGTAAAATAGAACTTTTACAAGGCACCGACCCCGATAGCCCTATCTCAAAATTTATTTCTAAAAGAGGTGAAGGCATTCATCACATAGCTTTTGATGTGAAAAACTTAGAAGAATATATGCAAAAACTAAAAGCCTCCGGAATCAGATTGCTTAACGAAACACCCAAAAAAGGTGCAGACAATAAACTCATTTGTTTTCTTCATCCAAAAGATACTAATAATGTCTTAATAGAACTTTGTCAGGATATTCCCTGAACTTCAAAGAGCTAAAATTGTTTATCATTTATGGAATTAAAAACCTATAAACACATTTTTTTTGATTTAGACCATACCCTATGGGATTTTGAGAAAAACTCCAAAGAGACTTTGGAAGAAATGTATGCCGATTTTCACCTCAATACCTGGGGCATTAAATCTTTTGATGACTTTTACACCAATTATAAAAATATAAATCTTGAATACTGGAGATTATACCGGGAAAATAAAATCCAAAAACATGACCTGCGTTTCGGGAGATTTTACAAAACACTTAAAGCATTTGGAGTAGAAGAAGAAAGTCTGACAAATAAACTGGCTGATCGCTATGTGGAAAGTTGCCCCAGAAAACAACACCTTTTCCCTTTTGCATTAGAAATACTAAATTACCTGAAAGGGAAATATAAATTACATGTCATTACAAACGGTTTTAAAGAATCCCAATACACCAAATTGACTTCTTCCGGCATTAGAGATTATTTTGAACATATTATTACCTCTGAGGATGTGCAATCAAAAAAACCGGATAGACGTATTTTTGAATACAGTATGCAACGCTGCGCAGCAATTAACAGCGACTGCATTATGATAGGCGATAACCTTATAGCTGATATCCTTGGAGCAAAATCCGTATTGATTGATCAGGTATATTTCAATCCGTTTAAAACTGCACATAAAGAACAAATTACTTTCGAAGTTGGTTGTTTAAGCGAAATAAAAAGATTTTTATAGCTAAAAATTAAAATTCAGTGAAAGTATCGCTTTCCCCATATCGCCCACTCTGAAAGCTGACTTCTCAACATCTATCATCTCTTCATCTCTAAAAATCTGACCGTCTGTTTCCAATTTTCGCTTAATCTTGCCTTTACCACTAACGGCATAAGAAAGCCCGTAGAAAATTTCAGCTCCTATAGAAAAATTAGCATTTAACTTATAACGAAATCCAATTCCGGGATATGCATAAAAATGGTTTTCCGGCCCGAAATCTGTAGTCGTTGTAATATAATCCCCGTTATCTCCAAAACCGGCACTCCCGGAGTCAATAACCTCTATAGTTTCTGTATTTTTCAAAGAAGAATAACCATACCCAAAATCCAAAATTCCGTAAACGGCTGTTTTTCTAAAGTCAGCGAATTTTAATTGAAAACCGGTCAGTAAATCAATCTTGAAAAATCGATTATTCTCAGCCAGCAGTAATCCCGCCGGAAATTTCTCGTCCTTGTTTTCATTTTTGTATACCAAATTTGTCCCTAAGCGCAAAGCTACAGATTCACTGATGTAAAACCTAAAAAGCAAACTGCTGCTCACCGGATTCGCCTCTGCCTGTAAAAAGTTATTTCCAAAAGGTTGAATACCAAAAGACAACTCTTTGCTTCCTTTTTCAGGTAAGCTTAACGTATCTTCGGCCAAAATAGATAGGAAAGTAAGTATAAAAACGTTGAGGAGTATAAGGTTTTTCAAAAGAATTAATTTTAGAAACGATAACAAATATAGAAAGTACTTGTTTGACTATATTAATAGTTTTTTAATTCAAAAAGATTAAAATTGATTTTTATTTCATTTTCCAAATGATTATTTTTCCCCTGAGGAATAAATTTTCTTGCTTAAAAATACTTTTTTTATGAACGTATTAGTAACCGGAGGGACGGGTTTTGTCGGAGCATATATCATTCGCTATTTATTGAAAAAAGGCTATAAAGTAAAGGCTATACACCGGGCAAACAGTGATTTCAGCCTAATTAGTGATGTGAAAGATAAAATTGAATGGTTTGAAAGCGATGTCAATGATACGGATGGACTGAATATAGCCTGCCAAAATATTGATCATGTATATCATGTTGCCGGATTAATTTCCTTTAAAAAGTCCGAAAAGAGTAAAATGATGCATGTCAATATGGAAGGCACTGCCAACATAGTAAATATGTGCTTATCCAATAATGTAAAAAAGCTCTTGTACATAAGTTCTATTGCTGCCATTGGCAGAAAAACACCCGAAAATGAAATTGACGAATCAGCTGTTTGGGAAAAAAGTAAATACAATTCTGCATACGGACTCTCAAAATATTTAGGTGAACGGGAAGTCTGGCGCGGACAAGCTGAGGGTTTAAACGTGGTGATTACAAATCCTTCCATGATAATTGGCGGAGGATTTTGGGATGCGGGTACAGCCAGACTTTTTGATAAAGTTTATAAAGGCATCAGCTTTTATCCGGGTGGGACTAATGCTTTTGTAGATGTGCGTGATGTGGCAGAAATGAGCATTCAACTGATGGAATCAGATATTAGTGGTAATCGATACATTATGTCTGGCGGAAACATGGCTTACAAAGAGGTACTCACGCAAATAGCAAAAGCCTATTCCTTTAAGCCACCAACTATTAAAGCCGGAAAAGCCCTTTTGAAAACCGTAATGTATGCCGATCAGTTGAGCACAATAATTACCCGTAAACAGCCACTTTTTTCTTCAGAAATGCTGCATTTCATGACTGAAAAGTTTTACTACAGTAATGAAAAAATAAAACGCACTTTGAATACAGACTTTCGTCCATTGGAAAATACGATAGAGGAGACGGCCCGGCATTATTTAGAAAGCTTAGAAAAAAATCGTCGTTATGCTATTCTGCCTTTGCCAGATTCTTCATCCGGGAAGCTCTGACAGCCGGGAACCAGGATGCAAGTATGGAAATAAAAATGACAGTCACGGAAATCAACACAAAATCAAGTAACTGTAATTCTACCGGATAAGCGCTAACAACAAAACTACCACTGCTGCTGATTTTAATCAGCTCAAAATGAATTTGTGCAAAAGCTATTAAAATTGCCAGCAAACTGCCTGCCAGTGCACCTCCTAATGAAATAATCAAACCCTCAGCTATAAAAATATTTCGAATAGTATTTGGCGTGGCTCCCATAGCCTGCAATATGGCAATATCATGCTTTTTCTCCAACACCAGCATAGACAATGAGCCTACTATATTGAATGCTGCAATTATTAAAATCAAAGTAAGTATGGCATATACCACCCACTTTTCTGTCTGCATAATACTATAGAGCGTTTCATTCAGCTGATAACGGGTTTGGACCACATATTCATCACTCAGCAATTGCCTGAGTTGATTCGCTACCCTATTTTGATTATAACCACTTATTAATTTTATGTCCAAAGCGGTTACTGTCTTTTCATTATAATTCAGCACCTCCTGCATAAAAGTAACCGGAACAAAAATATACTGATTATCAAATTCCTGCTGAATAGAAAAAACGGAGGAGGGGGCAATAGTTCTTCGGTTAAATGCCTGGTCGGGATTTATACTACTGATTCTGCCGGTCCGGTTGGGAACATATAAAACCAAATTGTGAAAACTTTGCTCAACCTGTATATTCAAAGCCCTTTGAACACCGGCACCAAGAATTGCCCGCGGAGCACCCATATCCATAAGTGCATATTCTCCTCTTACTATATAATTTTTTAAGTCAGAAACCTTTTCATAACGACTGTCAACGCCGCGCACCAAAGCAAGATATTCTTCATCCCGGTATCTCACAAGCACCCTTTCTTCCAAAAACATGCTTATTTCTTCTACTCCATTTACCGACTTTATAAATTCATAATCTTCATCGGTAAATTCAAACACTTTTCCTTCAGCAGCCGTAATCCTGATTTCCGGATCTAATACGCCGTAAAGTTGCTTGACCAGACTTTCAAATCCGTTGAAAACAGAGAGCACAAGCACCAGGGCCATAACACCTATTCCCATTCCCTTCATCGAAATAGCAGTGAGTATATTTACTGCATTACTACTCTTTTTGGAATATAAGTAACGACCTGCAATTTTTAATATGAATGAAAAATTATTCAATTGCTTATGATTCAGAATCTTTATCTCTGTCCTTATCTTTTTTAAGAATCTCCTCTATTTTAATCGCATCATCCAACGAATTGTCAAGAAAAAATTCTATTTCGGGCATTCTGCGAAGGTGATGTCTCAGCTTTTTACCCATTTGAAAACGAATTTCATGAACATTCGATTGTAATTGTGTCAAAACAGCTTCTTTATCTTCCACATTAAAGATGCTCACATAAGCCCTGGCAATGAGTAAATCAGGCGTAACCTCCACCTGTGTAATCGTTAC
Coding sequences within it:
- the mce gene encoding methylmalonyl-CoA epimerase; translation: MEKIEHIGIAVENLEKSMKLFEILHGAKSYKTETVDSEKVITAFFRCGESKIELLQGTDPDSPISKFISKRGEGIHHIAFDVKNLEEYMQKLKASGIRLLNETPKKGADNKLICFLHPKDTNNVLIELCQDIP
- a CDS encoding SDR family NAD(P)-dependent oxidoreductase, with product MNVLVTGGTGFVGAYIIRYLLKKGYKVKAIHRANSDFSLISDVKDKIEWFESDVNDTDGLNIACQNIDHVYHVAGLISFKKSEKSKMMHVNMEGTANIVNMCLSNNVKKLLYISSIAAIGRKTPENEIDESAVWEKSKYNSAYGLSKYLGEREVWRGQAEGLNVVITNPSMIIGGGFWDAGTARLFDKVYKGISFYPGGTNAFVDVRDVAEMSIQLMESDISGNRYIMSGGNMAYKEVLTQIAKAYSFKPPTIKAGKALLKTVMYADQLSTIITRKQPLFSSEMLHFMTEKFYYSNEKIKRTLNTDFRPLENTIEETARHYLESLEKNRRYAILPLPDSSSGKL
- a CDS encoding noncanonical pyrimidine nucleotidase, YjjG family, coding for MELKTYKHIFFDLDHTLWDFEKNSKETLEEMYADFHLNTWGIKSFDDFYTNYKNINLEYWRLYRENKIQKHDLRFGRFYKTLKAFGVEEESLTNKLADRYVESCPRKQHLFPFALEILNYLKGKYKLHVITNGFKESQYTKLTSSGIRDYFEHIITSEDVQSKKPDRRIFEYSMQRCAAINSDCIMIGDNLIADILGAKSVLIDQVYFNPFKTAHKEQITFEVGCLSEIKRFL
- the rbfA gene encoding 30S ribosome-binding factor RbfA, producing the protein MESRRQKRVSSLIREALGEIFMQSGSSFYGRSLVTITQVEVTPDLLIARAYVSIFNVEDKEAVLTQLQSNVHEIRFQMGKKLRHHLRRMPEIEFFLDNSLDDAIKIEEILKKDKDRDKDSES
- a CDS encoding ABC transporter permease, producing MKGMGIGVMALVLVLSVFNGFESLVKQLYGVLDPEIRITAAEGKVFEFTDEDYEFIKSVNGVEEISMFLEERVLVRYRDEEYLALVRGVDSRYEKVSDLKNYIVRGEYALMDMGAPRAILGAGVQRALNIQVEQSFHNLVLYVPNRTGRISSINPDQAFNRRTIAPSSVFSIQQEFDNQYIFVPVTFMQEVLNYNEKTVTALDIKLISGYNQNRVANQLRQLLSDEYVVQTRYQLNETLYSIMQTEKWVVYAILTLILIIAAFNIVGSLSMLVLEKKHDIAILQAMGATPNTIRNIFIAEGLIISLGGALAGSLLAILIAFAQIHFELIKISSSGSFVVSAYPVELQLLDFVLISVTVIFISILASWFPAVRASRMKNLAKAE